From a region of the Anaeromyxobacter sp. genome:
- a CDS encoding transglutaminase family protein: protein MRILLQHQSVYRYPVPAALGPHQIRLRPASHVRARVEHYSLKVPESASVRWQQDPFGNHVAHLSFRKGTRLAALEVLVELAVDIRPVNPFDFFLDDRCEQVPFTYPAELRHDLAPFLDRADPAYATGPRFEELLQRAPAGGPTVDYVVALNQLVNQAVRYVIREEAGLWTPEETLAQGRGSCRDQAVLLIALFRARGLAARFASGYLLQLADEGMLPDEPKGVSRDVADLHAWCEVYLPGGGWIGLDPTSGLFAGEGHIPLASVAHPALAAPLEGTSDQPAVEVSFSLKVGRLGHEVRPTAPFPEAAWGALLAGADRADAALAAAGLSLTSGGEPTLNSREHADLPEWNGEALGTTKWAAGLRLAAELRTRLLPGSAVLARPGKWYPGESLPRWALELIGRADGLPVWEDLALPAGPVSLSTARTFAGAVATALGLPSQSPTAAFEDPWRLIQEEAGLPVDVDPLKAKLSDPEERRRLARQLGADPTQPVGYALPLAHSASGGGWRTERWKLRRDHLFLVPGDSPMGLRLPLAALGGPVEVLPVEPALPRPDPRRAEEEEAQARQLLAAARAAPAPIRTTLCVERRDGTLFVFLPPTATVEEFLALVKAVDEARRATGIEAQLEGYPPPSSPLLSRLAVTPDPGVLEVNLPPQTSGRAHAAILDTVFEAGLHAGLHSEKWLLDGRLAGSGGGHHVTVGGPTPLQSPLVRRPDLLASLITFTQHHPSLSFLFSGLFVGPTSQAPRVDEARLETLSELEIALAGVFAAEAPDPWLGDLLFRNLLTDLTGNTHRAELSIDKLWDWRTPHGRQGVVEFRAFEMPPHPRLAAAQALLVRSLVAAFARGPYRRPLVRWGAALHDRFMLPHFLWKDFQEVLAFLEERGVGLPPEPYRAFVELRCPVAGHLEVDGLVLEVRNALEPWNVLGEEPSGGGTSRYVDSSLERVEVRVDGLQPDRHRVLVNGIDLPMRPTGTAGEQVGGVRFRAWAPAHALHPHLGIHHPLTFELLDTWGRRSLGACRYHVWHPEGRAYLTPPLTRFEASARRAQRFTLEGASPWPVAAAPAERHAETPYSLDLRLHPGDRPMPEPEDPAETDGP from the coding sequence CTGCGGATCCTCCTCCAGCACCAGAGCGTCTACCGGTACCCGGTGCCCGCCGCGCTCGGGCCGCACCAGATCCGCCTCCGTCCGGCCTCCCATGTTCGCGCCCGGGTCGAGCACTACTCGCTCAAGGTCCCGGAGTCCGCCTCGGTCCGCTGGCAGCAGGACCCATTCGGGAACCACGTGGCCCACCTGTCCTTCCGCAAGGGGACGCGCCTGGCGGCGCTCGAGGTGCTGGTCGAGCTGGCCGTGGACATCCGCCCGGTCAACCCGTTCGACTTCTTCCTCGACGACCGCTGCGAGCAGGTCCCCTTCACCTACCCGGCCGAGCTGCGCCACGACCTGGCCCCGTTCCTGGACCGCGCCGATCCGGCCTACGCCACCGGCCCCCGGTTCGAGGAGCTGCTGCAGCGGGCGCCGGCGGGCGGGCCCACGGTGGATTACGTGGTGGCGCTGAACCAGCTGGTCAACCAGGCCGTGCGCTACGTCATCCGCGAGGAGGCCGGGCTCTGGACGCCCGAGGAGACGCTGGCGCAGGGTCGCGGCAGCTGCCGCGACCAGGCGGTGCTGCTCATCGCGCTCTTCCGCGCCCGCGGCCTGGCGGCCCGCTTCGCCTCCGGCTACCTGCTCCAGCTGGCCGACGAGGGCATGCTGCCCGACGAGCCGAAGGGCGTCAGCCGGGACGTGGCCGACCTGCACGCCTGGTGCGAGGTCTACCTGCCGGGCGGCGGCTGGATCGGCCTCGACCCCACCAGCGGCCTCTTCGCCGGCGAGGGGCACATCCCGCTGGCCTCGGTGGCGCACCCGGCCCTGGCGGCGCCGCTGGAGGGCACCAGCGACCAGCCGGCCGTCGAGGTCTCCTTCTCGCTCAAGGTGGGCCGGCTCGGCCACGAGGTCCGCCCCACCGCGCCCTTCCCGGAGGCGGCCTGGGGCGCCCTGCTGGCCGGCGCCGACCGGGCCGACGCGGCGCTGGCCGCCGCCGGCCTCTCGCTGACCAGCGGCGGCGAGCCCACCCTGAACTCGCGGGAGCACGCCGACCTGCCCGAGTGGAATGGCGAGGCGCTGGGCACCACCAAGTGGGCCGCCGGCCTGCGGCTGGCGGCCGAGCTCCGGACGCGCCTGCTGCCCGGCTCCGCGGTGCTGGCCCGCCCCGGCAAGTGGTACCCCGGCGAGAGCCTGCCCCGCTGGGCCCTGGAGCTCATCGGGCGCGCCGACGGCCTGCCGGTCTGGGAGGACCTGGCCCTGCCCGCCGGGCCGGTCTCGCTCTCCACCGCCCGCACCTTCGCCGGCGCGGTGGCCACCGCCCTCGGCCTGCCGTCGCAGTCCCCCACCGCGGCCTTCGAGGACCCCTGGCGGCTCATCCAGGAGGAGGCCGGGCTGCCGGTGGACGTCGATCCGCTCAAGGCCAAGCTCTCCGACCCCGAGGAGCGGCGCCGCCTGGCGCGCCAGCTGGGCGCCGACCCCACCCAGCCGGTGGGCTACGCCCTGCCGCTGGCCCACAGCGCCAGCGGCGGGGGCTGGCGCACCGAGCGCTGGAAGCTCAGGCGCGATCACCTCTTCCTGGTCCCGGGTGACAGCCCCATGGGGCTGCGCCTCCCGCTGGCCGCGCTGGGCGGACCGGTCGAGGTCCTGCCGGTGGAGCCGGCCCTGCCGCGCCCCGACCCGCGCCGCGCCGAGGAGGAGGAGGCCCAGGCCAGGCAGCTGCTGGCCGCCGCCCGCGCCGCGCCGGCCCCCATCCGCACCACGCTCTGCGTGGAGCGCCGCGACGGCACCCTCTTCGTCTTCCTGCCGCCCACCGCCACCGTCGAGGAGTTCCTGGCGCTGGTGAAGGCGGTGGACGAGGCGCGCCGCGCCACCGGCATCGAGGCGCAGCTGGAGGGCTACCCGCCGCCCTCCTCGCCGCTGCTGTCGCGCCTGGCGGTCACGCCGGATCCCGGCGTGCTGGAGGTGAACCTGCCGCCGCAGACCAGCGGCCGGGCCCACGCCGCCATCCTCGACACCGTCTTCGAGGCCGGCCTGCACGCCGGGCTGCACTCCGAGAAGTGGCTGCTGGACGGCCGCCTGGCCGGCTCCGGCGGCGGCCACCACGTCACGGTGGGCGGGCCGACCCCGCTGCAGAGCCCGCTGGTGCGCCGGCCCGACCTGCTGGCCAGCCTGATCACCTTCACCCAGCACCACCCCTCGCTCTCGTTCCTCTTCAGCGGCCTCTTCGTGGGCCCCACCTCGCAGGCGCCGCGGGTCGACGAGGCGCGGCTGGAGACCCTCTCCGAGCTGGAGATCGCCCTGGCCGGGGTCTTCGCGGCCGAGGCGCCCGACCCCTGGCTGGGCGACCTGCTCTTCCGCAACCTGCTCACCGACCTGACCGGCAACACCCACCGCGCCGAGCTCTCCATCGACAAGCTGTGGGACTGGCGCACCCCGCACGGCCGGCAGGGCGTGGTGGAGTTCCGCGCCTTCGAGATGCCGCCGCACCCCCGGCTGGCGGCGGCCCAGGCGCTGCTGGTGCGCTCGCTGGTGGCCGCCTTCGCCCGGGGGCCCTACCGGCGGCCGCTGGTCCGCTGGGGCGCCGCGCTGCACGACCGCTTCATGCTGCCGCACTTCCTCTGGAAGGACTTCCAGGAGGTGCTGGCCTTCCTGGAGGAGCGCGGCGTGGGGCTGCCGCCCGAGCCCTACCGGGCCTTCGTGGAGCTGCGCTGCCCGGTGGCCGGCCACCTCGAGGTGGACGGCCTGGTGCTGGAGGTGCGCAACGCCCTCGAGCCCTGGAACGTGCTCGGGGAGGAGCCGTCCGGCGGCGGCACCTCGCGCTACGTGGACTCCTCGCTGGAGCGGGTCGAGGTCCGCGTCGACGGCCTGCAGCCGGACCGCCACCGCGTGCTGGTGAACGGCATCGACCTGCCCATGCGCCCCACCGGCACGGCCGGCGAGCAGGTGGGCGGGGTCCGCTTCCGCGCCTGGGCCCCGGCCCACGCGCTCCACCCGCACCTCGGCATCCACCACCCGCTCACCTTCGAGCTGCTCGACACCTGGGGCCGCCGCTCGCTGGGCGCCTGCCGCTACCACGTCTGGCACCCGGAGGGGCGCGCCTACCTGACCCCGCCCTTGACCCGCTTCGAGGCCTCGGCGCGCCGCGCCCAGCGCTTCACGCTGGAGGGGGCCAGCCCCTGGCCGGTGGCGGCGGCGCCGGCCGAGCGCCACGCCGAGACGCCCTACTCCCTCGACCTGCGCCTCCACCCCGGCGACCGGCCCATGCCGGAGCCGGAAGACCCCGCCGAGACCGACGGGCCCTGA
- a CDS encoding transglutaminase family protein — protein MDETLLAELADQDAVVRARGLEIWVGAEPTFTDRRSQEAWWLADAEGGDKLERAQALLLALAPRLSPGARLLRLQGRQFPGEAAPRFALGALFRRDQPAVARRDFGGGAGQLGGSVPTLDGEPLPVPALAPGEALLTVTPDPAVVEVNTAPAKDLRTFHRDAEAIYAAAEEAGLSPVRFRYNGRASDSGGGGQLTLGGPTPDESPFLRHPRLLPRLVRYLSNHPSLSYAFAGDCVGSASQGPRPDEGVRERWEELQVAVDRLEARGGHVTPQELWESLAPLLVDASGNSHRSELNIEKLWNPWLPGRGKLGLVELRSLRMPASARRLTAVAALFRGLAARLCAAPYDEPLADWGGALHDQLALPTFMEQDLRLVLADLAACGLGLGPALSGLLLERPEPLGELRLGAATLTVTPAAEFWPLLGDVASQERASARLVDASCERVEVAVSHPQGQGPGRLGAAGWEVPLHATAGGRRHVAALRFRAYAPRPGLHPGLPALDPLVLTWEREGHRHSVELHGWLPGGGSYPGLPADAAEARRRRRERVRVGQPGPLSLLWPPAISGVTLDLRRLDVLRTTAARAKEGASP, from the coding sequence GTGGACGAGACCCTCCTCGCCGAGCTGGCCGACCAGGACGCGGTGGTGCGCGCCCGCGGGCTCGAGATCTGGGTCGGCGCCGAGCCCACCTTCACCGACCGCCGCTCCCAGGAGGCCTGGTGGCTGGCCGACGCCGAGGGGGGCGACAAGCTGGAGCGGGCCCAGGCGCTGCTGCTGGCCCTGGCGCCGCGCCTCTCCCCGGGGGCGCGGCTGCTCCGGCTGCAGGGGCGGCAGTTCCCCGGCGAGGCCGCGCCACGCTTCGCCCTGGGGGCCCTGTTCCGGCGCGACCAGCCGGCCGTGGCGCGGCGCGACTTCGGCGGCGGCGCGGGCCAGCTCGGCGGGTCGGTCCCCACCCTGGACGGCGAGCCGCTGCCCGTGCCGGCGCTGGCCCCCGGCGAGGCGCTCCTCACCGTGACGCCCGACCCGGCGGTGGTGGAGGTCAACACCGCGCCCGCCAAGGACCTGCGCACCTTCCACCGGGACGCCGAGGCCATCTACGCGGCCGCCGAGGAGGCGGGGCTCTCGCCGGTGCGCTTCCGCTACAACGGGCGGGCCTCCGACTCCGGGGGCGGTGGCCAGCTCACCCTGGGCGGCCCGACGCCCGACGAGAGCCCCTTCCTGCGCCACCCGCGCCTCCTGCCGCGGCTGGTGCGCTACCTCTCCAACCACCCCAGCCTCTCCTACGCCTTCGCCGGCGACTGCGTCGGCTCGGCCAGCCAGGGGCCGAGGCCGGACGAGGGGGTGCGGGAGCGCTGGGAGGAGCTGCAGGTGGCGGTGGACCGGCTGGAGGCGCGCGGCGGGCACGTCACCCCCCAGGAGCTGTGGGAGTCGCTGGCCCCGCTGCTGGTGGACGCCTCCGGCAACAGCCACCGCTCCGAGCTCAACATCGAGAAGCTCTGGAACCCCTGGCTGCCGGGGCGCGGCAAGCTGGGGCTGGTGGAGCTCCGCTCGCTGCGCATGCCGGCCTCGGCGCGCCGGCTCACCGCGGTGGCGGCGCTCTTCCGCGGGCTGGCGGCGCGCCTGTGCGCCGCGCCCTACGACGAGCCGCTGGCCGACTGGGGCGGCGCGCTGCACGACCAGCTGGCCCTGCCCACCTTCATGGAGCAGGACCTGCGGCTGGTGCTGGCCGACCTGGCCGCCTGCGGCCTGGGGCTGGGGCCGGCCCTCTCCGGCCTGCTGCTGGAGCGGCCCGAGCCGCTGGGCGAGCTCCGGCTGGGCGCCGCCACCCTCACCGTCACCCCCGCCGCCGAGTTCTGGCCGCTCCTCGGCGACGTGGCCTCGCAGGAGCGGGCCTCGGCGCGGCTGGTGGACGCCAGCTGCGAGCGGGTGGAGGTGGCGGTGAGCCACCCGCAGGGCCAGGGCCCGGGCCGCCTGGGCGCGGCCGGCTGGGAGGTGCCGCTCCACGCCACCGCCGGCGGTCGGCGCCACGTGGCCGCCCTGCGCTTCCGCGCCTACGCGCCGCGCCCCGGGCTGCACCCCGGCCTGCCGGCGCTCGATCCGCTGGTGCTCACCTGGGAGCGGGAGGGGCACCGCCACTCGGTGGAGCTGCACGGCTGGCTGCCGGGCGGCGGCAGCTACCCCGGCCTGCCGGCCGACGCCGCCGAGGCGCGCCGGCGCCGCCGCGAGCGGGTGCGGGTGGGCCAGCCCGGCCCGCTCTCGCTGCTCTGGCCCCCGGCCATCAGCGGCGTCACCCTGGACCTGCGCCGGCTCGACGTGCTGCGGACCACCGCGGCCCGGGCCAAGGAAGGAGCCTCACCGTGA
- a CDS encoding circularly permuted type 2 ATP-grasp protein, giving the protein MTDELFEGYQPIPGAWDELFAAPGEVRAEFRRAAAALATRRRPEFARAQGLAEKALLDQGVTFSVYSDDRGTEKIFPFCLVPRLVSGAEWTRLERGLVQRVLALEAFIDDVYGAQRILTEKAVPAELVLGAKGYEPKLRGVRPPGGVRIHVGGIDLIRDPAGTWRVLEDNIRCPSGVSYVLENRLLSKRIIPEALDRARVHRVDQYPSKLAAALRSVAPVDSDHALAVVMTPGPFNSAYFEHSFLARTMGLELVQAPDLYVDGDEVFLKTTRGPRRVHVIYRRTDDAFLDPDFFRPDSMLGVRGLIRAWAAGKVAIANAPGNGVADDKAVCALVPDMVRFYLGEEPLLEQVPTKLCVRPDDQAWVLERLDQLVVKAVDEAGGYGMLMGPQASQAEREEFRRRIQAEPRRYIAQQRIELSACPTWDAASGTVGARRVDLRPYVVSGADGPWVLPGGLTRVALREGSYVVNSSQGGGSKDTWVLKGVSP; this is encoded by the coding sequence GTGACCGACGAGCTGTTCGAGGGGTACCAGCCCATCCCGGGCGCCTGGGACGAGCTCTTCGCCGCCCCCGGCGAGGTGCGCGCCGAGTTCCGCCGCGCCGCCGCGGCGCTGGCCACCCGCCGCCGCCCCGAGTTCGCCCGCGCCCAGGGGCTGGCCGAGAAGGCGCTGCTCGACCAGGGCGTCACCTTCAGCGTCTACTCGGACGATCGCGGCACCGAGAAGATCTTCCCCTTCTGCCTGGTGCCGCGGCTGGTCTCGGGCGCGGAGTGGACCCGGCTGGAGCGCGGCCTGGTGCAGCGGGTGCTGGCGCTGGAGGCCTTCATCGACGACGTCTACGGCGCCCAGCGCATCCTGACCGAGAAGGCCGTCCCGGCCGAGCTGGTGCTGGGGGCCAAGGGCTACGAGCCCAAGCTGCGCGGGGTCCGCCCGCCCGGCGGGGTGCGGATCCACGTGGGCGGCATCGACCTGATCCGGGACCCGGCCGGCACCTGGCGCGTCCTGGAGGACAACATCCGCTGCCCCTCCGGCGTCTCCTACGTGCTGGAGAACCGGCTGCTCTCCAAGCGCATCATCCCCGAGGCGCTGGACCGGGCCCGGGTGCACCGCGTCGACCAGTACCCGTCCAAGCTGGCGGCGGCGCTCCGCTCGGTGGCCCCGGTGGACTCGGACCACGCCCTGGCGGTGGTGATGACGCCCGGCCCCTTCAACTCGGCCTACTTCGAGCACAGCTTCCTGGCCCGCACCATGGGGCTGGAGCTGGTGCAGGCGCCCGACCTGTACGTCGACGGCGACGAGGTCTTCCTCAAGACCACCCGCGGCCCGCGGCGCGTGCACGTCATCTACCGGCGCACCGACGACGCCTTCCTGGACCCGGACTTCTTCCGCCCCGACTCCATGCTGGGCGTGCGCGGGCTCATCCGGGCCTGGGCCGCGGGCAAGGTGGCCATCGCCAACGCGCCCGGCAACGGGGTGGCCGACGACAAGGCGGTCTGCGCCCTGGTGCCGGACATGGTGCGCTTCTACCTGGGGGAGGAGCCGCTGCTGGAGCAGGTCCCCACCAAGCTGTGCGTGCGCCCGGACGATCAGGCCTGGGTGCTGGAGCGGCTCGACCAGCTGGTGGTGAAGGCGGTCGACGAGGCGGGGGGCTACGGCATGCTGATGGGACCGCAGGCCAGCCAGGCCGAGCGCGAGGAGTTCCGCCGGCGCATCCAGGCCGAGCCGCGCCGCTACATCGCCCAGCAGCGCATCGAGCTGTCGGCCTGCCCGACCTGGGACGCGGCCTCCGGCACGGTGGGGGCCCGCCGGGTGGACCTGCGCCCCTACGTGGTCTCGGGGGCCGACGGCCCCTGGGTGCTGCCGGGCGGCCTGACCCGGGTGGCCCTGCGCGAGGGGTCCTACGTCGTCAACTCCTCCCAGGGCGGCGGCTCCAAGGACACCTGGGTGCTGAAGGGGGTGAGCCCGTGA